One genomic window of Ficedula albicollis isolate OC2 chromosome 18, FicAlb1.5, whole genome shotgun sequence includes the following:
- the FAM104A gene encoding protein FAM104A, whose product PPPSERGARQRKRRRNGNEDDGHIPQTKRSTRNSVLQDSWDTEKVAVTKLTKERRLKGNKVPCASSSSDSGSSSSSSCSSSSINSPDRAESSLNPRIAGSSPVSSQPFHEQSALSQGPYFHINQILKEAHFHSLQSRGRLPT is encoded by the exons cccccccccagcgaGCGCGGAGCGCGGCAGAG gaagaggaggaggaatggcAATGAGGATGATGGTCACATTCCCCAGACCAAACGTAGCACCAGGAATTCTGTCCTGCAGGACTCGTGGGACACTGAG AAGGTGGCTGTAACGAAGCTCACTAAGGAGCGCAGactaaaaggaaacaaagtgcCCTGTGCG TCCtccagcagtgacagtggcagcagcagcagcagcagctgtagcagcagcagcatcaacAGCCCCGACAGAGCCGAGTCCAGCCTGAACCCCAGGATTGCAGGATCCAGccctgtctcctcccagcccttccaCGAGCAGTCTGCACTAAGCCAAGGTCCTTACTTCCACATCAACCAGATCCTGAAGGAAGCCCACTTCCACAGCCTACAGAGCCGGGGACGCCTCCCTACATGA
- the C18H17orf80 gene encoding uncharacterized protein C17orf80 homolog yields the protein MEALGGDGQGTSRNELGSPQRLRDSGERGEAVSEPGLNVGRAPGLGLLHAAKIQPTRPAQSARATARGLEWFPDLYPDYEGLRIFPGKHFHEDLRIAAETPKGDFTQGQQGPLSERPLMEVRLGELHSWIRTCNFSPQGLLGAAQRAWSSYCAKYIHVKQGGPAGISMLLAGYCLFSYGWNYQHFKRHRWRKYH from the exons ATGGAGGCGCTCGGAGGTGACGGCCAAGGGACATCCAGAAATGAGCTCGGCA GCCCGCAGAGGCTGCGGGACAGCGGGGAGCGGGGCGAGGCAGTGTCCGAGCCCGGGCTGAACGTGGGCAGAGCCCCGGGGCTGGGTCTGCTCCACGCCGCCAAAATCCAGCCCACCCGCCCTGCCCAGAGCGCCAGGGCCACTGCCAGGGGCTTGGAGTGGTTTCCAGACTTGTATCCCGATTATGAAGGGCTGAGGATTTTCCCAGGGAAGCATTTCCACGAGGATTTGAGGATCGCGGCAGAGACGCCCAAGGGTGATTTCACACAGGGGCAGCAAG GTCCCCTCTCAGAGAGGCCCCTGAtggaggtgaggctgggggagctgcactCCTGGATCAGAACCTGCAACTTCtctccccaggggctgctgggagcagcgCAGAGAG CCTGGAGCAGTTATTGTGCCAAATACATCCACGTGAAGCAGGGGGGACCTGCTGGAATCTCCATGCTCCTGGCTGGCTACTGCCTGTTCAGCTATGGCTGGAACTACCAGCACTTCA AGCGGCACCGCTGGCGAAAATACcactga
- the CPSF4L gene encoding putative cleavage and polyadenylation specificity factor subunit 4-like protein, translated as MQHCRAAWAASALPGEEEEEEEEEGFGVLLGPREAAGTCRVWCFLWRAVFSLGSAPARLEQALPGAGMMQELVAGVEKLRFDSEADVEELGARPLPFPGVDSVQGHPRHGGAQPAVCKHWLRGLCKRGDGCDFLHDYDATRMPECYFYSKFGECSNKDCPFLHAHGTASTVGCPWYDRGFCRHGPLCKYKHTRRVMCANYLVGFCPEGPKCKFVHLKAGLMTSSSDPSKVKLFSLFL; from the exons atgcagcactgcagggctgcttgggctgcttctgctctgcctggggaggaggaggaggaggaggaagaggagggttTTGGAGTGTTGCTGGggcccagggaggctgcagggacctgcagagTGTGGTGCTTCCTTTGgagagctgtgttttccttggggagtgcccctgccaggctggagcaggctctTCCCGGAGCAGGGATgatgcaggagctggtggctggCGTGGAGAAGCTCAGGTTTGACTCAGAGGCTGATGTGGAGGAGCTCGGAGCTCGgcccctgcccttcccaggggTGGACA gtgtgcagggCCACCCCCGGCACGGCGGGGCCCAGCCCGCGGTGTGCAAGCATTGGCTGCGAGGGCTCTGCAAGAGGGGCGACGGCTGCGACTTCCTGCACGACTACGACGCCACCAGGATGCCCGAGTGCTATTTCTACTCCAAGTTCG GTGAGTGCAGCAACAAGGACTGTCCCTTCCTGCACGCCCATGGCACCGCCAGCACCGTGGGCTGTCCCTGGTACGACCGTGGCTTCTGCCGGCACG GTCCCCTGTGCAAGTACAAGCACACGAGGAGGGTGATGTGTGCCAACTACCTGGTGGGATTCTGCCCGGAGGGACCCAAGTGCAAATTCGTGCA ccTCAAGGCCGGCCTCATGACCAGCAGCTCAGACCCATCCAAGGTGAAGCTGTTTTCCCTGTTCCTATAG
- the CDC42EP4 gene encoding cdc42 effector protein 4, which yields MPILKQLVSNSAHSKRRSRADLTAEMISAPLGDFRHTMHVGRAGDAFGDTSFLTSKAGEPVPEVGEELGASKPGLLSRRFRSSKRSQSVTRGDRRDMLGSLRDSALFVKNAVSLPQLNEKDVDRSAGQLPKSLSSSPVKKLPEEMSPEEQQRPNGAAAGPLSPGLDERDFGDITELPVLVAKGGAGLKHAESIMSFHIDLGPSMLGDVLSIMDKEQWEQDEDAEAEESREEEEEQEEEGEPAPPGSPLVAVVARPSQSPARPSQSRSPRDSSPVPSCTEERSPVPRPPSQRGGTPKRPDKEFSFADEDDDEIRV from the exons ATGCCCATCCTCAAGCAGCTCGTGTCCAACTCGGCGCACTCCAAGCGCCGCTCGCGCGCCGACCTGACGGCCGAGATGATCAGCGCCCCGCTGGGCGATTTCCGCCACACCATGCACGTGGGGCGCGCCGGGGACGCCTTTGGGGACACCTCCTTCCTCACCAGCAAG GCCGGGGAGCCGGTGCCGgaggtgggagaggagctgggagcctcCAAGCCCGGCCTGCTGTCGCGCCGCTTCCGCAGCAGCAAGCGCTCGCAGTCGGTGACGCGCGGCGACCGGCGCGACATGCTGGGCTCGCTGCGCGACTCGGCGCTCTTCGTCAAGAACgccgtgtccctgccccagctcaaCGAGAAGGACGTGGACAGGAGCGCGGGGCAGCTGCCCAAgagcctctcctccagccctgtgaAGAAGCTGCCCGAGGAGATGAGCCCCGAAGAGCAGCAGCGCCCCAACGGGGCGGCCGCGGGGCCGCTGAGCCCCGGCTTGGACGAGCGCGACTTCGGGGACATCACGGAGCTGCCCGTGCTGGTGGCCAAGGGCGGGGCGGGCTTGAAGCACGCCGAGTCCATCATGTCCTTCCACATCGACCTGGGGCCCTCCATGCTCGGGGACGTGCTGAGCATCATGGATaaggagcagtgggagcaggacGAAGATGCCGAGGCGGAGGAGAGCcgcgaggaggaggaggagcaggaggaggaaggcgAGCCTGCCCCGCCTGGCTCCCCGCTGGTGGCCGTGGTGGCCCGGCCGAGCCAGAGCc CGGCCCGGCCGAGCCAGAGCcgcagccccagggacagcagtcctgtgcccagctgcactgaggagcgcagccctgtccccaggccgcCGAGCCAGCGGGGAGGGACCCCCAAGCGCCCCGACAAGGAGTTCTCGTTCGCTGACGAAGATGATGACGAGATCCGGGTATAA